A single Clostridia bacterium DNA region contains:
- a CDS encoding DUF2318 domain-containing protein: MSNRTDKREQFSSTTSSKSRWLALSIGAAIAIALIAYVVLAGPASSASSTPKVTAQNGIVRIPLAQIGPTASFFEYQTEKNTNVRFFVMKSSDGVYRAAADACEVCYRDKQGYQQQGDDMVCRKCGQHFASKDVNEVTGGCNPSAIHRTIQGDSLLIAAADLEAHSGLF; this comes from the coding sequence ATGTCTAATCGCACCGACAAACGCGAACAGTTTTCTTCAACGACTTCTAGCAAGTCACGCTGGCTTGCTTTATCTATCGGCGCGGCGATTGCGATAGCTCTAATTGCTTACGTCGTACTAGCGGGCCCGGCGTCCTCGGCGTCATCGACGCCCAAGGTAACTGCCCAGAACGGAATCGTTCGTATCCCGTTGGCACAGATCGGTCCAACAGCGTCATTCTTCGAATACCAGACAGAGAAAAACACGAACGTTCGCTTCTTTGTTATGAAGAGTTCCGATGGCGTATACCGCGCCGCGGCCGACGCCTGCGAGGTCTGCTACCGAGACAAGCAGGGATACCAGCAGCAGGGCGACGACATGGTTTGCAGGAAGTGCGGACAGCATTTTGCATCGAAGGACGTAAACGAGGTAACGGGCGGATGTAATCCGAGCGCAATTCATCGCACGATTCAGGGCGATAGCCTGCTGATCGCCGCCGCCGATCTAGAGGCACATTCCGGGCTGTTCTAG